The DNA region ccattttcttcTCAAACCACCTTAGAAACCTCCTGTTGAAAACTAGGCAAGATCTCTTCAACATTATCATGTTCAGAAAAAAGACACAAACATTTCAGAATTGTATCAGTAATTTCTTCGTTAAGACGAAACCCATCAGCTGCCATCCGTCTAAGCAAACCAATTATTTCTTCCTTTTCACCCATCGCAAGAAAACCCTTTAGCAAAGAATCGTATACAGCAGCAGTAGGACCATAACCGCAAGCCACCATCCTCTCCAAGGTGGCTTTTCCCTCCTGCCAATGTCCTAATTTCATAAATCCATTTACAAGTGTTGAAAAGGTTACAACATCAGGTTCCACACCCATTTGAAGCATTTCCTCGAAGAATAGTTTCGCCGAATGTAGATCCTTTGCTCTTAGAGTTCcatgaattattatattaaaagatgCAACATTCGGCTTACTGTCTGTTTTGCTCATCGCTAAAAAGAAACCCTTTGCCTCCTCCAAACTACCTTCTTTGCAGAGACTTTCTAGTAAAGTGTTGTAATGATGAGGTGTAAGCAGAATTCCACGAACAGTCATGTGAATCAAAAGACCTTTCGCAATGTTCATCATTCTCAATCGGCAGAATCCATTTATCAACGCTGAATAAGTGTATGAATCCAGAACTAATCCCATTTCAAGCCCGTTCTTCAATAACTTCATTCCTTCACCGACATCTCCTTTCTTCAAATGAGCATGTATTAGTATATTAAGAGGAAATATTTCTCTCATGTTCATTTCACGATGAATCTCCATCGCTTTCTTTAGACGACCTTCTTTACATAGCCCGTAAATTAAAGCTGTTAACAATTGATGATTTGGCTCTACACGATCCTCGTCTTTCAACATCAAAGATACTAACCTCACCGCCTCATCAACCTTCCCATTCTTGCAAAGCCCCCAAGCTAATGAATTGTAAGAAACAATGtcgattttattattattcccTTTAGTCATTCTTTCAAAGACTCTTAAAGCTTCGGTAACCATACCAGATTTACAAAATCCATTGATTAGTGAAGTATATGTTATTTTGTCTGACTCTTCACCATTCTCCTCCATTAAGTCTACTAACCGCATGGCATCCATAGGCCTTCCATCTTTACACAGCCCATCGATTAAAACGCTATAGATTACCAGATTCTGTTTTATTCCTCGGTGTGACATCACATTGAATAACTCGCTAGCTTCCTCCCATCGCCTCATTTTGCAAAGATACTGTAATAAACTTGAATAAATGAATTCGTTCGGTTCAACTCCTTTTTCCAACATCATATCGTAAAGTTTCTTTCCCTCGTCGAAATTCCCAGCTTTGCAAAATCCATTTACAAGTGCACTGTAAGTAATAACATCCGGATTGAGGCTCTTAAGCTTCATGTCATCAAACAAATCTATTGCTTCTCCCATTCGACCCTTTTCACAAAGCCCGTTCATAAGAGTGCTGTAGGTAACAACATTTGGATTGAGGCCCTTCAGCTTCATGTCAACAAACAAATCCATTGTTTCTCCCATTCGACCCTCTTTACAAAGTCCGTTCATAAGAGTGCTGTAGGTAACAACATTTGGATTGAGGCCCTTCAGCTTCATGTCAACAAACAAATCCATTGTTTCTCCCATTCGACCCTCTTTACAAAGTCCGTTCATAAGAGTTGTGAAAGTAATCACATCCGGATTGATGCCCTTCAGCTTCATGTCATCAAACAAATCTATTGCTTCTCCCATTCGACCCTTTTCACAAAGCCCGTACATAAGAGTGTTGTAAGTAGAAACATCAGGATTGAGGCCCTTCAGCTTCATGTCATCAAACAAATCAGTTGCTTCTCCCATTCGACCATCTTTAAAAAGCCCGTTCATAAGAGTGTTGTAAGTAAGAACATTCGGATTGAGGCCCTTCAACTTCATGTCATCAAATAAATCCATTGCTTCTCCCATTCGACCCTCTTTACAAAGCCCGTTCATAAGAGTGTTGTAAGTAATCACATCCGGATTGAAGCCCTTCAGCTTCATGTCGTCAAACAAATCCATTGCTTCTCCCATTCGACCCTCTTTACAAAGTCCGTTCATAAGAGTGCTGTAGGTAACAACATTTGGATTGAGGCCCTTCAGCTTCATGTCATCAAACAAATCCATTGCTTTTCCCATTTGACCCTCTTTACAAAGCCCATTCATAAGTGTGTTGTAAGTAGAAACATCCGGATTGAGGCCCTTCAACTTCATGTCATCAAACAAATCAATTGCTTCTCCCATTCGACCCTCTTTACAAAGCCCGTTCATAAGAGTGTTGTAAGTAATCACATCCGGATTGAAGCCCTTCAGCTTCATGTCGTCAAACAAATCCATTGCTTCTCCCATTCGACCCTCTTTACAAAGTCCGTTCATAAGAGTGCTGAAAGTAATCACATCAGGCAATACAGACCCTCTGCACCATTCATTGAAAACCTTTACAGCTCTTGAAGTATCACCATTTCGACAAAGTCCatttaaaacaacatttataCAAAACGTGTTAACTTGAAAACCACACTTCACCATC from Impatiens glandulifera chromosome 5, dImpGla2.1, whole genome shotgun sequence includes:
- the LOC124940362 gene encoding pentatricopeptide repeat-containing protein At4g28010-like isoform X1; the protein is MVIRKQLCSNCYLLFRPHTKCLSSATVESSFNDTETQIRSLCGKSSPRLEDALLLFNQAVEIHTLPSQSTCDFLLKTFSQSKKYNMVINVYNKMKGIQVFRSIISLQVLIKFFLHSNKPDFSFGVLGTMVKCGFQVNTYCINVVLNGLCRNGDTSRAVKVFNEWCRGSVLPDVITFSTLMNGLCKEGRIGEAMDLFDDIKLKGFYLNVITFNTLMNGLCKEGRMGEAMDLFDDMKLKGFNPDVITYNTLMKGLCENGQMREAMDLFDDMKLKDINPNVSTYNTLMNGLCKEGQMGEVMDLLDDMKLKGLNPDVSTYNTLMNGLCKEGQMGKAMDLFDDMKLKGFNSDVITYNTLMNGLCKEGRMGEAMDLFDDMKLKGLNPNVLTYNTLMNGLFKEGRMGEAMDLFDDMKLKGINPDVITFTTLMNGLCKEGRMGEAMDLFDDMKLKGFNPDVITYNTLMNGLCKEGRMGEAIDLFDDMKLKGLNPDVSTYNTLMNGLCKEGQMGKAMDLFDDMKLKGLNPNVVTYSTLMNGLCKEGRMGEAMDLFDDMKLKGFNPDVITYNTLMNGLCKEGRMGEAMDLFDDMKLKGLNPNVLTYNTLMNGLFKDGRMGEATDLFDDMKLKGLNPDVSTYNTLMYGLCEKGRMGEAIDLFDDMKLKGINPDVITFTTLMNGLCKEGRMGETMDLFVDMKLKGLNPNVVTYSTLMNGLCKEGRMGETMDLFVDMKLKGLNPNVVTYSTLMNGLCEKGRMGEAIDLFDDMKLKSLNPDVITYSALVNGFCKAGNFDEGKKLYDMMLEKGVEPNEFIYSSLLQYLCKMRRWEEASELFNVMSHRGIKQNLVIYSVLIDGLCKDGRPMDAMRLVDLMEENGEESDKITYTSLINGFCKSGMVTEALRVFERMTKGNNNKIDIVSYNSLAWGLCKNGKVDEAVRLVSLMLKDEDRVEPNHQLLTALIYGLCKEGRLKKAMEIHREMNMREIFPLNILIHAHLKKGDVGEGMKLLKNGLEMGLVLDSYTYSALINGFCRLRMMNIAKGLLIHMTVRGILLTPHHYNTLLESLCKEGSLEEAKGFFLAMSKTDSKPNVASFNIIIHGTLRAKDLHSAKLFFEEMLQMGVEPDVVTFSTLVNGFMKLGHWQEGKATLERMVACGYGPTAAVYDSLLKGFLAMGEKEEIIGLLRRMAADGFRLNEEITDTILKCLCLFSEHDNVEEILPSFQQEVSKVV
- the LOC124940362 gene encoding pentatricopeptide repeat-containing protein At1g63080, mitochondrial-like isoform X3, which codes for MVIRKQLCSNCYLLFRPHTKCLSSATVESSFNDTETQIRSLCGKSSPRLEDALLLFNQAVEIHTLPSQSTCDFLLKTFSQSKKYNMVINVYNKMKGIQVFRSIISLQVLIKFFLHSNKPDFSFGVLGTMVKCGFQVNTYCINVVLNGLCRNGDTSRAVKVFNEWCRGSVLPDVITFSTLMNGLCKEGRIGEAMDLFDDIKLKGFYLNVITFNTLMNGLCKEGRMGEAMDLFDDMKLKGFNPDVITYNTLMKGLCENGQMREAMDLFDDMKLKDINPNVSTYNTLMNGLCKEGQMGEVMDLLDDMKLKGLNPDVSTYNTLMNGLCKEGQMGKAMDLFDDMKLKGFNSDVITYNTLMNGLCKEGRMGEAMDLFDDMKLKGLNPNVLTYNTLMNGLFKEGRMGEAMDLFDDMKLKGINPDVITFTTLMNGLCKEGRMGEAMDLFDDMKLKGFNPDVITYNTLMNGLCKEGRMGEAIDLFDDMKLKGLNPDVSTYNTLMNGLCKEGQMGKAMDLFDDMKLKGLNPNVVTYSTLMNGLCKEGRMGEAMDLFDDMKLKGFNPDVITYNTLMNGLCKEGRMGEAMDLFDDMKLKGLNPNVLTYNTLMNGLFKDGRMGEATDLFDDMKLKGLNPDVSTYNTLMYGLCEKGRMGEAIDLFDDMKLKGINPDVITFTTLMNGLCKEGRMGETMDLFVDMKLKGLNPNVVTYSTLMNGLCEKGRMGEAIDLFDDMKLKSLNPDVITYSALVNGFCKAGNFDEGKKLYDMMLEKGVEPNEFIYSSLLQYLCKMRRWEEASELFNVMSHRGIKQNLVIYSVLIDGLCKDGRPMDAMRLVDLMEENGEESDKITYTSLINGFCKSGMVTEALRVFERMTKGNNNKIDIVSYNSLAWGLCKNGKVDEAVRLVSLMLKDEDRVEPNHQLLTALIYGLCKEGRLKKAMEIHREMNMREIFPLNILIHAHLKKGDVGEGMKLLKNGLEMGLVLDSYTYSALINGFCRLRMMNIAKGLLIHMTVRGILLTPHHYNTLLESLCKEGSLEEAKGFFLAMSKTDSKPNVASFNIIIHGTLRAKDLHSAKLFFEEMLQMGVEPDVVTFSTLVNGFMKLGHWQEGKATLERMVACGYGPTAAVYDSLLKGFLAMGEKEEIIGLLRRMAADGFRLNEEITDTILKCLCLFSEHDNVEEILPSFQQEVSKVV
- the LOC124940362 gene encoding pentatricopeptide repeat-containing protein At1g63080, mitochondrial-like isoform X2, with translation MVIRKQLCSNCYLLFRPHTKCLSSATVESSFNDTETQIRSLCGKSSPRLEDALLLFNQAVEIHTLPSQSTCDFLLKTFSQSKKYNMVINVYNKMKGIQVFRSIISLQVLIKFFLHSNKPDFSFGVLGTMVKCGFQVNTYCINVVLNGLCRNGDTSRAVKVFNEWCRGSVLPDVITFSTLMNGLCKEGRMGEAMDLFDDMKLKGFNPDVITYNTLMKGLCENGQMREAMDLFDDMKLKDINPNVSTYNTLMNGLCKEGQMGEVMDLLDDMKLKGLNPDVSTYNTLMNGLCKEGQMGKAMDLFDDMKLKGFNSDVITYNTLMNGLCKEGRMGEAMDLFDDMKLKGLNPNVLTYNTLMNGLFKEGRMGEAMDLFDDMKLKGINPDVITFTTLMNGLCKEGRMGEAMDLFDDMKLKGFNPDVITYNTLMNGLCKEGRMGEAIDLFDDMKLKGLNPDVSTYNTLMNGLCKEGQMGKAMDLFDDMKLKGLNPNVVTYSTLMNGLCKEGRMGEAMDLFDDMKLKGFNPDVITYNTLMNGLCKEGRMGEAMDLFDDMKLKGLNPNVLTYNTLMNGLFKDGRMGEATDLFDDMKLKGLNPDVSTYNTLMYGLCEKGRMGEAIDLFDDMKLKGINPDVITFTTLMNGLCKEGRMGETMDLFVDMKLKGLNPNVVTYSTLMNGLCKEGRMGETMDLFVDMKLKGLNPNVVTYSTLMNGLCEKGRMGEAIDLFDDMKLKSLNPDVITYSALVNGFCKAGNFDEGKKLYDMMLEKGVEPNEFIYSSLLQYLCKMRRWEEASELFNVMSHRGIKQNLVIYSVLIDGLCKDGRPMDAMRLVDLMEENGEESDKITYTSLINGFCKSGMVTEALRVFERMTKGNNNKIDIVSYNSLAWGLCKNGKVDEAVRLVSLMLKDEDRVEPNHQLLTALIYGLCKEGRLKKAMEIHREMNMREIFPLNILIHAHLKKGDVGEGMKLLKNGLEMGLVLDSYTYSALINGFCRLRMMNIAKGLLIHMTVRGILLTPHHYNTLLESLCKEGSLEEAKGFFLAMSKTDSKPNVASFNIIIHGTLRAKDLHSAKLFFEEMLQMGVEPDVVTFSTLVNGFMKLGHWQEGKATLERMVACGYGPTAAVYDSLLKGFLAMGEKEEIIGLLRRMAADGFRLNEEITDTILKCLCLFSEHDNVEEILPSFQQEVSKVV
- the LOC124940362 gene encoding pentatricopeptide repeat-containing protein At1g63080, mitochondrial-like isoform X4 produces the protein MVINVYNKMKGIQVFRSIISLQVLIKFFLHSNKPDFSFGVLGTMVKCGFQVNTYCINVVLNGLCRNGDTSRAVKVFNEWCRGSVLPDVITFSTLMNGLCKEGRIGEAMDLFDDIKLKGFYLNVITFNTLMNGLCKEGRMGEAMDLFDDMKLKGFNPDVITYNTLMKGLCENGQMREAMDLFDDMKLKDINPNVSTYNTLMNGLCKEGQMGEVMDLLDDMKLKGLNPDVSTYNTLMNGLCKEGQMGKAMDLFDDMKLKGFNSDVITYNTLMNGLCKEGRMGEAMDLFDDMKLKGLNPNVLTYNTLMNGLFKEGRMGEAMDLFDDMKLKGINPDVITFTTLMNGLCKEGRMGEAMDLFDDMKLKGFNPDVITYNTLMNGLCKEGRMGEAIDLFDDMKLKGLNPDVSTYNTLMNGLCKEGQMGKAMDLFDDMKLKGLNPNVVTYSTLMNGLCKEGRMGEAMDLFDDMKLKGFNPDVITYNTLMNGLCKEGRMGEAMDLFDDMKLKGLNPNVLTYNTLMNGLFKDGRMGEATDLFDDMKLKGLNPDVSTYNTLMYGLCEKGRMGEAIDLFDDMKLKGINPDVITFTTLMNGLCKEGRMGETMDLFVDMKLKGLNPNVVTYSTLMNGLCKEGRMGETMDLFVDMKLKGLNPNVVTYSTLMNGLCEKGRMGEAIDLFDDMKLKSLNPDVITYSALVNGFCKAGNFDEGKKLYDMMLEKGVEPNEFIYSSLLQYLCKMRRWEEASELFNVMSHRGIKQNLVIYSVLIDGLCKDGRPMDAMRLVDLMEENGEESDKITYTSLINGFCKSGMVTEALRVFERMTKGNNNKIDIVSYNSLAWGLCKNGKVDEAVRLVSLMLKDEDRVEPNHQLLTALIYGLCKEGRLKKAMEIHREMNMREIFPLNILIHAHLKKGDVGEGMKLLKNGLEMGLVLDSYTYSALINGFCRLRMMNIAKGLLIHMTVRGILLTPHHYNTLLESLCKEGSLEEAKGFFLAMSKTDSKPNVASFNIIIHGTLRAKDLHSAKLFFEEMLQMGVEPDVVTFSTLVNGFMKLGHWQEGKATLERMVACGYGPTAAVYDSLLKGFLAMGEKEEIIGLLRRMAADGFRLNEEITDTILKCLCLFSEHDNVEEILPSFQQEVSKVV